In Salmonella enterica subsp. enterica serovar Typhimurium str. LT2, a single window of DNA contains:
- the yjgK gene encoding putative cytoplasmic protein (similar to E. coli orf, hypothetical protein (AAC77209.1); Blastp hit to AAC77209.1 (153 aa), 80% identity in aa 4 - 153), which yields MIIGNIEHLEVWLPTALRQAIEHVNAHVTTTTAPGKYDIDGDRLFYMISENMTEPGESRSAEYHARYLDIQIVLQGQEGMAFSTRPAGTPHTDWLADKDIAFLPTSVDEKTVVLNEGDFVVFYPGEVHKPLCAVGEPARVRKAVVKMLMA from the coding sequence ATGATTATTGGCAATATTGAACATCTGGAGGTCTGGCTGCCGACGGCGTTACGGCAGGCGATTGAGCACGTCAATGCGCATGTCACGACAACGACCGCGCCAGGTAAGTATGACATTGACGGCGACAGGCTGTTTTATATGATTTCTGAAAATATGACGGAGCCGGGCGAATCGCGCAGCGCAGAGTATCACGCTCGTTATCTTGATATTCAGATTGTGCTACAAGGTCAGGAAGGGATGGCATTCAGTACCCGGCCTGCGGGAACGCCGCACACGGACTGGCTGGCGGATAAAGACATTGCATTTTTACCGACGAGCGTCGACGAGAAAACCGTCGTCCTGAACGAAGGCGACTTTGTGGTGTTTTATCCCGGCGAAGTGCATAAGCCCCTGTGCGCGGTGGGAGAACCGGCGCGGGTACGTAAAGCGGTTGTGAAAATGCTGATGGCGTAA